From Kineosporia succinea, the proteins below share one genomic window:
- a CDS encoding roadblock/LC7 domain-containing protein: protein MSTGTGTDVTWLVDGFAQRVPGVAHAAVVSADGLLVASSAGLPRDRADQLSAVASGLGSLTNGAAMCFAAGAVVQTVVEMQGGFLLLMAISDGSWLAVLAAPTSDIGLVGYEMTLLVDRVGQHLSPEIRHNGHGGSLPPM, encoded by the coding sequence GTGAGCACGGGCACCGGCACCGACGTCACCTGGCTGGTCGACGGGTTCGCACAGCGGGTACCAGGAGTGGCGCACGCAGCCGTGGTCTCGGCCGACGGTCTTCTGGTGGCGAGTTCCGCAGGACTCCCACGCGACCGCGCCGACCAGTTGTCCGCAGTGGCCTCCGGCCTGGGCAGCCTCACGAACGGCGCGGCCATGTGCTTCGCCGCGGGTGCGGTCGTCCAGACGGTTGTCGAGATGCAGGGCGGTTTCCTGCTTCTCATGGCCATCTCGGACGGATCCTGGCTGGCGGTTCTGGCTGCGCCGACCTCCGACATCGGACTGGTCGGCTACGAGATGACACTGCTGGTCGACCGCGTCGGTCAGCACCTGTCGCCGGAGATCCGCCACAACGGCCACGGCGGCTCGCTGCCACCGATGTGA
- a CDS encoding ATP-binding protein, which produces MPRHGSAEPGADVESVPDAPRRSSLAGWSIRRKLTLLVTIPLVVLLIGGGVLVASLASTYQKAHTARLDAELMEPALRLSRVLFNELGMPAAHTEAKQLKQFRDQTDSEIAAIRPKLEDLAARDSSGSTLPRTARNLLGELDNISNTRATIDSRIADDTLNTSSSLNELSSRNNNLFTYVQNLPDGLATDMAVTANSRSTISSATVFTNVTKMGFASANEIVVFSKTFSGQAKVNPASIRELEGLIAQQELGLVQAQRVATTEQNKQLTALSDTTVKMESWRSALEGSLGTGKTNFADPDDFGDLASKRLANIESVATDTARFTLKSAQDSETGALFRVALVAGAVLLTIIVVSALLTTIARTVTAPLRRLRAGAVEVASVQLPAAVARIEQDGVGADISLPPVLPADFNPGPETLAVAHAVDDLGAEAVRLATAQVRLRRALDEAFVSMSRRSQSMVEKQLAIIDNLESQEQDPDQLRNLFRLDHLAARMRRYNDNLLVLAGSAVRTRATAPVKIAELFRAATSEMEQYERVRLQPVSGASIAGTVAGELVHLLAELLDNAAMYSPPSSAIVLSAAFTADGGLQIEVLDAGVGISPGELDRLNSRLTQPEAIDTQVPSRMGLFVVARLARRGTFGVQLQARPDASGTIALVRVPASLVIGAPGSTGENPTGANPQLRPLTPAAGMPRPQITPQQPQGNNYDTFGQIGQTDQLPQGYPSPAAAAAGVAAQAAAGVRSVAETDDSELPRRRRVPGGNAGMPPEASQVAESGSTGLFTPNVPTVPGENAERGAAALSRNPGQNSGPQQPAFGFTQDQPPAFGFGADQSDQPAAFGRQEPMSGRTAAQFNVPPETTPGGIPSLPTRTPGERAPRGSFGSPGQNGPGQNSPGQNSPGQGGQNRGLPGFGQNQNQPGPFEQPLQSQNPGSNEQGFGRSDLGFAPRPGQPLGQQQSQGPDSRQLPARPTGYGQGQPESGFGQAENTPAAGISGLPGLARRPSGSGPAAYSGSGPSGYSSPSTGPVRTTGPATGSLPVSDPLSTPTGSFRAAPNQGLPTGEVTQGWQDPELPSELAARASAAAAYRPSEPGAPMIGEAPGSDFNDPTPIFDQISVWFSSEPAPAAPSISVENGDQRIIDLRDHERERNKQSSRWAALGDQRWLATNARAASAPDTDGRSEAGLPTRRPGANLLPSTAAAVTDGSPVRARPAAKAQPADASVVRGKLGSYQRGLANARKARAKSDPAPAFNPVGASLFTTNSDGGADSGSSAEQGGDQ; this is translated from the coding sequence GTGCCGCGACACGGTTCGGCCGAACCGGGGGCCGACGTCGAGAGCGTCCCGGACGCCCCCCGTCGCTCGTCGCTTGCCGGGTGGTCAATCCGCCGCAAGCTGACGCTTCTGGTCACCATTCCGCTCGTCGTGCTGCTCATCGGCGGCGGCGTGCTGGTCGCGTCATTGGCCAGCACCTACCAGAAGGCGCACACGGCCCGGCTCGACGCCGAGCTGATGGAGCCTGCGCTGCGCCTGAGCCGCGTGCTCTTCAACGAGCTCGGCATGCCGGCTGCGCACACCGAGGCCAAGCAGCTGAAGCAGTTCCGCGACCAGACCGACAGCGAGATCGCGGCGATCCGCCCGAAGCTGGAAGACCTGGCCGCGCGGGACAGCTCGGGCTCCACGCTGCCGCGTACCGCGCGCAACCTGCTCGGCGAGCTGGACAACATCTCCAACACCCGCGCCACGATCGACTCGCGCATCGCCGACGACACGCTGAACACCAGCTCGAGCCTGAACGAACTCAGCTCGCGCAACAACAACCTGTTCACGTACGTGCAGAACCTGCCCGACGGCCTGGCCACCGACATGGCGGTCACGGCTAACAGCCGGTCCACGATCTCCTCCGCGACCGTCTTCACCAACGTCACGAAGATGGGCTTCGCGTCGGCCAACGAGATCGTCGTGTTCTCGAAGACCTTCAGCGGTCAGGCGAAGGTCAACCCGGCCAGCATCCGTGAGCTCGAGGGCCTCATCGCCCAGCAGGAGCTCGGCCTGGTGCAGGCCCAGCGGGTCGCCACCACCGAGCAGAACAAGCAGCTCACCGCACTGTCCGACACCACGGTCAAGATGGAGAGCTGGCGCTCGGCGCTGGAGGGCTCGCTCGGTACCGGCAAGACCAACTTCGCCGACCCCGACGACTTCGGTGACCTGGCCTCCAAGCGGCTGGCGAACATCGAGTCGGTCGCCACCGACACGGCCCGCTTCACCCTCAAGTCCGCCCAGGACTCCGAGACCGGCGCCCTCTTCCGGGTCGCCCTGGTGGCCGGCGCCGTGCTCCTCACGATCATCGTCGTGAGCGCCCTGCTCACCACGATCGCCCGCACTGTCACCGCCCCCCTGCGCCGTCTGCGCGCCGGTGCCGTCGAGGTCGCCAGCGTGCAGCTGCCGGCCGCGGTGGCCCGGATCGAGCAGGACGGCGTGGGCGCCGACATCTCGCTGCCGCCCGTGCTCCCGGCCGACTTCAACCCCGGTCCGGAGACCCTCGCGGTGGCCCACGCGGTCGACGACCTGGGCGCCGAGGCGGTCCGGCTGGCCACCGCGCAGGTGCGCCTGCGGCGTGCGCTCGACGAGGCCTTCGTGTCGATGTCCCGCCGCAGCCAGTCGATGGTGGAGAAGCAGCTCGCCATCATCGACAACCTGGAGAGCCAGGAGCAGGACCCCGACCAGCTGCGCAACCTCTTCCGGCTCGACCACCTGGCCGCCCGGATGCGCCGCTACAACGACAACCTGCTGGTGCTCGCCGGCTCGGCCGTGCGCACCCGCGCCACCGCGCCGGTCAAGATCGCCGAGCTGTTCCGCGCCGCCACCTCCGAGATGGAGCAGTACGAGCGGGTGCGTCTGCAGCCGGTCAGTGGTGCCTCCATCGCCGGTACGGTCGCGGGCGAGCTCGTCCACCTGCTGGCCGAGCTGCTCGACAACGCGGCGATGTACTCGCCGCCCTCCAGCGCGATCGTGCTCTCGGCGGCCTTCACCGCCGACGGTGGCCTGCAGATCGAGGTGCTCGACGCCGGTGTCGGTATCAGCCCCGGCGAGCTCGACCGGCTGAACTCCCGCCTCACGCAGCCCGAGGCGATCGACACGCAGGTCCCGTCCCGCATGGGTCTGTTCGTGGTCGCCCGCCTGGCCCGCCGCGGCACCTTCGGGGTGCAGCTGCAGGCCCGGCCCGACGCGTCCGGCACCATCGCCCTCGTGCGGGTCCCGGCCTCGCTGGTCATCGGCGCCCCGGGCAGCACCGGCGAGAACCCCACCGGAGCCAACCCGCAGCTGCGGCCGCTCACCCCGGCCGCCGGGATGCCGCGTCCGCAGATCACCCCGCAGCAGCCGCAGGGCAACAACTACGACACGTTCGGCCAGATCGGTCAGACCGACCAGCTGCCCCAGGGCTACCCGTCGCCGGCCGCCGCCGCGGCGGGAGTCGCGGCCCAGGCCGCGGCCGGTGTCCGCTCGGTCGCCGAGACCGACGACTCCGAGCTGCCCCGTCGCCGTCGGGTGCCGGGCGGCAACGCCGGTATGCCGCCGGAGGCCAGTCAGGTCGCCGAGTCCGGCTCGACCGGCCTGTTCACCCCGAACGTGCCGACCGTGCCCGGTGAGAACGCCGAGCGCGGCGCGGCCGCCCTCAGCCGCAACCCGGGTCAGAACTCGGGTCCGCAGCAGCCGGCCTTCGGGTTCACCCAGGACCAGCCGCCCGCCTTCGGCTTCGGCGCCGACCAGTCCGACCAGCCCGCCGCCTTCGGTCGGCAGGAACCCATGTCGGGCCGCACCGCCGCGCAGTTCAACGTCCCGCCGGAGACCACTCCGGGTGGCATCCCGAGTCTGCCCACCCGTACCCCGGGTGAGCGGGCGCCGCGAGGCAGCTTCGGGAGCCCGGGCCAGAACGGCCCCGGCCAGAACAGCCCCGGCCAGAACAGCCCGGGGCAGGGCGGCCAGAACCGAGGTCTGCCGGGTTTCGGTCAGAACCAGAACCAGCCGGGCCCGTTCGAACAGCCCCTCCAGAGCCAGAACCCGGGGTCGAACGAGCAGGGCTTCGGCCGGAGTGACCTGGGCTTCGCCCCGCGACCGGGCCAGCCGCTCGGTCAGCAGCAGAGCCAGGGTCCCGACAGCCGCCAGCTGCCCGCCCGCCCCACCGGCTACGGCCAGGGTCAGCCCGAGAGTGGTTTCGGCCAGGCCGAGAACACCCCGGCCGCCGGCATCTCCGGTCTGCCCGGCCTGGCCCGCCGCCCCTCCGGGTCCGGTCCGGCCGCGTACTCCGGATCCGGCCCGAGCGGTTACAGCTCGCCGAGCACCGGCCCGGTCCGCACCACGGGCCCGGCCACCGGCAGCCTGCCGGTCAGCGACCCGCTGTCCACCCCGACCGGCTCGTTCCGGGCAGCCCCCAACCAGGGTCTGCCCACCGGCGAGGTCACCCAGGGGTGGCAGGATCCGGAGCTGCCCAGCGAGCTGGCGGCCCGGGCCTCGGCGGCCGCGGCCTACCGCCCGTCCGAGCCGGGGGCGCCGATGATCGGCGAGGCCCCGGGATCAGACTTCAACGATCCGACGCCGATCTTCGACCAGATCTCGGTCTGGTTCAGTTCGGAGCCGGCACCGGCCGCCCCCTCGATCTCGGTCGAGAACGGCGACCAGCGGATCATTGATCTGCGCGACCACGAGCGGGAGCGCAACAAGCAGTCCAGCCGCTGGGCGGCGCTCGGAGACCAGCGATGGCTGGCCACGAACGCCCGCGCAGCGTCGGCCCCGGACACCGACGGTCGTTCCGAGGCGGGTCTGCCGACTCGCCGGCCCGGTGCCAACCTGCTGCCCTCCACGGCGGCAGCGGTCACCGACGGGTCTCCGGTGCGTGCTCGTCCGGCGGCGAAGGCCCAGCCGGCCGACGCCTCGGTTGTTCGTGGCAAGCTGGGCAGCTACCAGCGTGGTCTTGCCAATGCACGTAAGGCACGGGCGAAGTCAGACCCGGCGCCGGCCTTCAATCCGGTCGGGGCAAGCCTTTTCACCACCAACAGCGACGGCGGTGCCGATAGTGGCTCCTCCGCAGAGCAGGGAGGGGACCAGTGA
- the topA gene encoding type I DNA topoisomerase, with product MAASKTATGRRLVIVESPTKARKIAEYLGPEFDVEASVGHIRDLPQPSELPPEMKKGPFGKFAVDVENGFEAYYVVDADKKKKVSELKRAMKDADELYLATDEDREGEAIAWHLLQVLEPKIPVHRMVFHEITREAIRRALEQTRDLDERLVDAQETRRILDRLYGYEVSPVLWRKVRAGLSAGRVQSVATRLVVERERERMAFRSASYWDITGEFAASEGHAQAGRWFEARLVSLDARRVATGRDFNDVGQLTSADVVHLDEEAANVLVRALDGANPDVRSVEEKPYRRRPAAPFTTSTLQQEAGRKLRLSAKQAMRTAQSLYENGYITYMRTDSTTLSDQAVNAARTQASDLYGPEYVPAKPRVYASKSKNAQEAHEAIRPAGDHFRTPAQVSNELRGDDFRLYELIWKRTVASQMEDARGSTATIRLGARTNDGRDAVFGASGTVITFRGFLAAYEEGRDEERHTGDDDERRLPELTVGDQLDARDLTADGHTTSPPPRYTEASLVKALEERGIGRPSTYAATISVIVDRGYVGHKGNALVPTWLAFAVTRLLEEHFGGLVDYDFTASMEADLDQIAAGEQDRKEWLARFYFGDGSANGTPGAAPSAGPDVMHGLKPLVDDLGDIDARDINSVPLGEGIVLRVGRYGPYLEVPGEDGEAKRASVPDDVAPDELTVEKARELLETQADGDKELGTDPDTGHQIVARNGRFGPYVTEVLPEDAPKSAKPRTGSLFKSMDLQSIGLDEALKLLSLPRLVGVDPETNEEVTAQNGRYGPYLKRGTDSRSLETEDQLFTITMDEAKAIYAQPKQRGRRAAAPPLRELGADPETSAPIVIKDGRFGAYVTDGTTNATLRKDDEVESITLERAAELLAEKRAAGPKKKVTKKTTAKKTTAKKTTSAAKKTTAKKTTAKKTTTKKAASAATKKAAASSD from the coding sequence GTGGCCGCCAGCAAGACCGCGACCGGTAGGCGGCTCGTGATCGTCGAGTCGCCGACCAAGGCCCGGAAGATCGCCGAGTACCTCGGCCCGGAGTTCGACGTCGAGGCGAGTGTCGGCCACATCCGCGACCTGCCGCAGCCGAGCGAGCTGCCGCCGGAGATGAAGAAGGGGCCCTTCGGCAAGTTCGCCGTCGACGTGGAGAACGGCTTCGAGGCCTACTACGTCGTCGACGCGGACAAGAAGAAGAAGGTCAGCGAGCTCAAGCGGGCGATGAAGGACGCTGACGAGCTCTACCTCGCCACCGATGAGGACCGCGAGGGCGAGGCCATCGCGTGGCACCTGCTCCAGGTGCTCGAGCCGAAGATCCCGGTGCACCGGATGGTCTTCCACGAGATCACCCGCGAGGCGATCCGGCGCGCCCTGGAACAGACCCGCGACCTCGACGAGCGACTGGTCGACGCCCAGGAGACGCGGAGGATCCTGGACCGGCTGTACGGGTACGAGGTCTCCCCCGTGCTCTGGCGCAAGGTGCGGGCCGGCCTGTCCGCCGGACGGGTCCAGTCCGTCGCCACCCGCCTGGTGGTGGAGCGCGAGCGCGAGCGGATGGCCTTCCGCTCGGCGTCGTACTGGGACATCACCGGTGAGTTCGCGGCCTCCGAGGGCCACGCCCAGGCCGGCCGCTGGTTCGAGGCCCGCCTGGTCAGCCTGGACGCGCGACGTGTGGCCACCGGCCGCGACTTCAACGACGTCGGGCAGCTGACCTCGGCCGACGTGGTGCACCTCGACGAAGAGGCCGCGAACGTCCTGGTGCGGGCGCTCGACGGGGCCAACCCCGACGTGCGCAGCGTGGAGGAGAAGCCCTACCGGCGTCGTCCGGCAGCCCCCTTCACCACCTCGACCCTGCAGCAGGAGGCCGGGCGCAAGCTGCGGCTGTCGGCGAAGCAGGCCATGCGCACCGCGCAGTCGCTGTACGAGAACGGCTACATCACCTACATGCGTACCGACAGCACCACGCTGTCGGACCAGGCGGTGAACGCCGCCCGCACCCAGGCGTCCGACCTGTACGGCCCGGAGTACGTGCCGGCCAAGCCGCGTGTGTACGCCAGCAAGTCGAAGAACGCGCAGGAGGCGCACGAGGCGATCCGCCCGGCCGGCGATCACTTCCGCACCCCCGCCCAGGTCTCGAACGAGCTGCGGGGTGACGACTTCCGGCTCTACGAGCTGATCTGGAAGCGCACCGTGGCCTCCCAGATGGAAGACGCGCGCGGCTCCACCGCGACGATCCGGCTGGGTGCGCGCACGAACGACGGACGGGACGCGGTCTTCGGTGCCTCCGGCACCGTGATCACCTTCCGCGGCTTCCTGGCGGCCTACGAGGAGGGCCGCGACGAGGAGCGGCACACCGGTGACGACGACGAGCGCCGCCTGCCCGAACTCACCGTCGGTGACCAGCTCGACGCCCGTGACCTGACCGCCGACGGCCACACCACGTCCCCGCCTCCCCGCTACACCGAGGCGAGTCTGGTGAAGGCGCTGGAGGAGCGGGGCATCGGCCGGCCGTCCACCTACGCCGCCACGATCAGCGTGATCGTCGACCGCGGTTACGTCGGCCACAAGGGCAACGCCCTGGTGCCGACGTGGCTCGCGTTCGCCGTGACCCGGCTGCTGGAAGAGCATTTCGGTGGCCTGGTGGACTACGACTTCACCGCCTCGATGGAGGCCGACCTCGACCAGATCGCGGCCGGTGAGCAGGACCGCAAGGAGTGGCTGGCGCGGTTCTACTTCGGCGACGGCTCGGCGAACGGCACCCCGGGCGCGGCCCCCTCGGCCGGCCCGGACGTGATGCACGGGCTGAAGCCGCTCGTGGACGACCTGGGTGACATCGACGCCCGCGACATCAACTCGGTGCCGCTGGGTGAGGGCATCGTGCTGCGGGTCGGTCGCTACGGCCCCTACCTCGAGGTCCCGGGCGAGGACGGCGAGGCCAAGCGGGCCAGCGTGCCCGACGACGTCGCGCCCGACGAGCTGACCGTGGAGAAGGCCCGCGAACTGCTCGAGACGCAGGCCGACGGGGACAAGGAGCTGGGCACCGACCCGGACACCGGGCACCAGATCGTGGCGCGCAACGGCCGGTTCGGTCCGTACGTCACCGAGGTGCTGCCCGAGGACGCGCCGAAGTCGGCCAAGCCGCGCACCGGAAGCCTTTTCAAGAGCATGGACCTGCAGTCCATCGGTCTGGACGAGGCCCTCAAGCTGCTCTCGCTGCCGCGTCTGGTCGGGGTCGACCCGGAGACCAACGAGGAGGTCACCGCGCAGAACGGCCGTTACGGCCCGTACCTGAAGCGCGGCACCGACTCGCGGTCGCTGGAGACCGAGGACCAGCTCTTCACGATCACGATGGACGAGGCGAAGGCGATCTACGCCCAGCCGAAGCAGCGGGGTCGCCGGGCCGCGGCGCCGCCGCTGCGTGAGCTCGGGGCCGACCCGGAGACCAGCGCGCCGATCGTGATCAAGGACGGCCGGTTCGGCGCGTACGTCACCGACGGCACGACCAACGCGACCCTGCGCAAGGACGACGAGGTCGAGTCGATCACGCTGGAGCGGGCGGCCGAACTGCTCGCCGAGAAGCGGGCGGCCGGGCCGAAGAAGAAGGTCACGAAGAAGACCACGGCCAAGAAGACGACCGCGAAGAAGACCACGTCGGCGGCCAAGAAGACCACCGCCAAGAAGACGACGGCGAAGAAGACGACCACCAAGAAGGCGGCCTCGGCGGCTACCAAGAAGGCCGCCGCGAGCTCCGACTAG
- the tmk gene encoding dTMP kinase, which yields MTASGHHETGPGPDPETAAASRGPFSRALAVSSFGGWLGLLAVTATAATLADVSYARANLAVAGVLALWLAGWLLAEPAAAALAGRKGLLAGADVLRAVLFVSIPVLGSLSWVLIAAVLLGALSQVARRAAATTHPAVVFGPAPFAGLAFSVLALANGLLAGLAGRFADHPLDLTLTLTALVLLVSAGLNARGPLIPAGAGAAGEPALPAFAAGRPLVSSVPAAKGLVTGMLAAFAAAGLVAGLAQTYVRDLGAGQPGFGMLFAAVVAGLALGLRVAPGLLGGFARARLFALALIATGLFLAAIALIPNMVMAVLLTVGLSICGGVVWGTGGALLGLAVDDTVRGRAFSYLGAAAQIALVAVLAIGPALAAGIGRHTFNFTDSHSLTYNGAAFVFLIAAVLAVAIGVATYRRTDDGTGSGLRHDLQALLAARRAQPVTPPAPAEYPGVFVALEGGDGSGKSTQARLLADWLRTDQGHDVVLTREPGATPLGVRLREVLLGNASELGSRAEALLFAADRSHHVEAVVRPALERGAVVVTDRYIDSSVAYQGAGRELDGDEVQRLSAWATGDLVPALTVLLDVDPVISKARRARDASRTGEDRLESLADEFHDRVRAEFLALARRAPHRYLVVDAGMGPDELQHLIRERVRQVLPVSARRRAELNERLADEEQARERRAAAEAEVLRMDADLRRRRVLEAREREESRRRARDEAERQLQHEAERELRSEESRRNREEVDRRASEAAAAAALGPVTEPVRMPGRYPARPDAPTQVVPPVRPDEPTQIVPPVRPDEPTRSVQPVQPVQPSPPAAPHQPGQPGQPGYPAQSGQPGPSGQPGPSSTGPQPTQPPGAQPPARPQSAGPQHPDAWAPPPTRPTRPQAREPYAGDTNPVPQDRPARPARPERESAAPPRTISLPEIELPEGDDDDEQTGDRTINLTDDENGPMRRRGRRQA from the coding sequence GTGACAGCCAGCGGACACCACGAGACCGGGCCCGGCCCTGACCCCGAGACCGCGGCGGCATCGCGCGGGCCGTTCTCCCGGGCGCTGGCCGTGTCCTCGTTCGGGGGCTGGCTGGGGCTGCTCGCCGTCACCGCCACGGCGGCCACCCTCGCCGACGTCTCCTACGCCCGGGCCAACCTGGCCGTCGCCGGTGTCCTGGCCCTGTGGCTCGCCGGCTGGCTGCTGGCCGAACCGGCCGCGGCCGCCCTGGCCGGGCGCAAGGGCCTGCTGGCCGGGGCCGATGTGCTGCGCGCGGTGCTGTTCGTCAGCATCCCGGTGCTCGGCTCGTTGAGCTGGGTCCTGATCGCCGCCGTCCTGCTCGGTGCGCTCAGCCAGGTGGCGCGGCGTGCCGCCGCCACGACGCACCCGGCCGTGGTCTTCGGCCCGGCGCCGTTCGCGGGCCTCGCGTTCTCCGTCCTCGCCCTGGCGAACGGCCTGCTGGCCGGGCTGGCCGGGCGGTTCGCCGACCATCCGCTCGACCTCACGCTCACCCTCACCGCGCTGGTGCTCCTGGTCTCGGCCGGGCTGAACGCCCGGGGCCCGCTCATCCCGGCCGGCGCCGGTGCCGCCGGTGAGCCGGCGCTGCCCGCGTTCGCCGCCGGGCGTCCACTCGTCAGCTCCGTCCCGGCCGCGAAAGGCCTGGTCACCGGCATGCTCGCGGCCTTCGCGGCGGCCGGTCTGGTCGCCGGTCTGGCCCAGACCTACGTGCGTGACCTGGGTGCCGGGCAGCCCGGTTTCGGGATGCTGTTCGCCGCTGTCGTCGCCGGCCTGGCCCTCGGGCTGAGGGTGGCTCCCGGGCTGCTCGGGGGCTTCGCCCGGGCCCGGCTCTTCGCCCTCGCCCTGATCGCGACCGGCCTGTTCCTCGCGGCGATCGCCCTGATCCCCAACATGGTGATGGCGGTCCTGCTCACCGTGGGCCTGAGCATCTGCGGCGGCGTCGTGTGGGGCACCGGCGGCGCGCTGCTCGGTCTGGCCGTCGACGACACCGTGCGTGGCCGGGCCTTCTCCTACCTCGGCGCCGCGGCCCAGATCGCGCTGGTCGCGGTGCTGGCGATCGGGCCCGCCCTGGCCGCCGGAATCGGCCGCCACACCTTCAACTTCACCGACTCGCACTCGCTCACCTACAACGGTGCCGCGTTCGTGTTCCTGATCGCCGCCGTGCTGGCCGTGGCCATCGGGGTGGCCACCTACCGCCGCACCGACGACGGCACCGGTTCCGGGCTGCGGCACGACCTGCAGGCGCTGCTCGCGGCCCGCCGGGCCCAGCCGGTCACGCCCCCGGCGCCGGCCGAGTACCCCGGCGTGTTCGTGGCACTCGAGGGTGGCGACGGCAGCGGCAAGTCCACCCAGGCCCGTCTGCTGGCCGACTGGCTACGCACCGACCAGGGTCACGACGTCGTGCTCACCCGGGAGCCCGGCGCCACCCCGCTCGGCGTGCGGCTGCGTGAGGTGCTGCTGGGCAACGCCTCCGAGCTGGGCAGCCGGGCCGAGGCCCTGCTGTTCGCGGCCGACCGGTCGCACCACGTCGAGGCGGTCGTGCGGCCGGCGCTCGAGCGCGGGGCGGTCGTCGTCACCGATCGCTACATCGACTCCTCGGTCGCCTACCAGGGCGCCGGGCGTGAGCTCGACGGCGACGAGGTGCAGCGCCTTTCCGCCTGGGCCACCGGTGATCTGGTGCCCGCCCTCACCGTTCTGCTCGACGTCGACCCGGTGATCAGCAAGGCTCGCCGGGCGCGCGACGCCTCGCGCACGGGTGAAGACCGGCTCGAGTCCCTGGCCGACGAGTTCCACGACCGGGTGCGGGCCGAGTTCCTGGCCCTGGCCCGCCGGGCACCGCACCGCTACCTGGTGGTCGACGCCGGGATGGGCCCCGACGAGCTGCAGCACCTCATCCGCGAGCGGGTGCGGCAGGTGCTGCCGGTCTCGGCGCGCCGCCGCGCCGAGCTGAACGAGCGGCTCGCCGACGAAGAACAGGCCCGCGAGCGCCGGGCCGCCGCCGAGGCCGAGGTCCTGCGGATGGACGCGGATCTCCGCCGCCGCCGGGTGCTCGAGGCCCGCGAGCGCGAGGAGTCACGGCGCCGGGCGCGCGACGAGGCCGAGCGCCAGCTGCAGCACGAGGCCGAGCGCGAGCTGCGGTCCGAGGAGTCACGGCGTAACCGCGAGGAGGTCGACCGGCGGGCCAGCGAGGCGGCGGCCGCCGCGGCGCTGGGGCCGGTCACCGAGCCGGTTCGGATGCCGGGCCGCTACCCGGCCCGTCCCGACGCACCGACGCAGGTCGTGCCGCCGGTCCGGCCTGACGAGCCGACGCAGATCGTGCCCCCGGTGCGTCCCGACGAGCCGACGCGTTCGGTCCAGCCGGTTCAGCCGGTTCAACCTTCGCCCCCGGCGGCGCCCCATCAGCCGGGTCAACCGGGTCAGCCGGGCTACCCCGCTCAGTCGGGTCAGCCGGGTCCGTCCGGTCAGCCGGGTCCGTCGTCCACGGGACCACAGCCGACGCAGCCGCCCGGTGCCCAGCCGCCCGCGCGTCCCCAGTCCGCCGGACCCCAGCACCCCGATGCCTGGGCTCCCCCGCCGACCCGACCGACGCGTCCGCAAGCCCGTGAGCCCTACGCGGGCGACACCAACCCGGTGCCACAAGACCGCCCCGCCCGCCCCGCGCGCCCGGAGAGGGAGTCAGCGGCTCCGCCCCGCACGATCAGCCTGCCCGAGATCGAGCTGCCCGAGGGCGATGACGACGACGAGCAGACCGGCGACCGCACGATCAACCTCACCGACGACGAGAACGGCCCGATGCGGCGACGCGGACGGCGTCAGGCATGA
- a CDS encoding DNA polymerase III subunit delta' yields the protein MSVWDDVVGQEAAIGIFRQAVRAANEIVEAGSGLGLNSDDDGPAVSGGMTHAWLITGPPGSGRSTAARAFAAALQCLEGGCGVCHACTTALTGAHADVSLVATEHVQLRVDDVRPLIQLAQRSPSAGRWRVIVIEDADRLNDSSGNVLLKAVEEPPPRTVWLLCAPGADDVLTTIRSRCRRIGLRIPPVAAVADLLVRRDGADPAIAAFAARSAQSHIGLARRLALDEAARIRRREVLKLPLTLRSVGAAVLAAGQLVEVCAEESKARTTERDAEEKATLLRSLGAEGLSTLPPAVRSQVKQLEENQKRRATRAQRDVLDRSLIDLLSLYRDVLVLQLGATGREDSIELVNAEMADLINAEARQSTATSTLRRMEAIGVARERIEANVSPLLALESLMVQLRPAA from the coding sequence ATGAGCGTCTGGGACGACGTGGTCGGCCAGGAGGCCGCTATCGGGATCTTCCGCCAGGCGGTCCGCGCGGCCAACGAGATCGTGGAGGCCGGCAGCGGGCTGGGGCTGAACTCTGACGACGACGGGCCCGCGGTCTCCGGCGGTATGACCCACGCCTGGCTGATCACCGGTCCCCCCGGATCGGGCCGGTCCACCGCGGCCCGGGCGTTCGCCGCCGCGCTGCAGTGCCTCGAGGGTGGGTGCGGCGTGTGTCATGCCTGCACGACCGCCCTGACGGGAGCCCACGCCGACGTCAGCCTGGTCGCCACCGAACACGTTCAGCTGCGCGTCGATGACGTCCGCCCGCTGATCCAGCTCGCGCAGCGCAGCCCGTCGGCGGGGCGCTGGCGGGTCATCGTGATCGAAGACGCCGACCGGCTCAACGACTCCTCCGGCAACGTGCTGCTCAAGGCCGTGGAAGAGCCTCCGCCCCGCACGGTGTGGCTGCTGTGCGCACCGGGGGCCGACGACGTCCTCACCACGATCCGGTCGCGCTGCCGACGCATCGGGCTGCGGATCCCGCCGGTGGCCGCGGTGGCCGACCTGCTGGTGCGCCGCGACGGCGCCGACCCGGCCATCGCCGCGTTCGCCGCGCGCTCCGCGCAGAGCCACATCGGGCTGGCCCGCCGGCTCGCGCTCGACGAGGCTGCGCGCATCCGGCGCCGCGAGGTGCTGAAGCTGCCGCTGACCCTGCGCAGCGTGGGTGCGGCGGTGCTCGCCGCCGGGCAGCTGGTCGAGGTGTGCGCCGAGGAGTCGAAGGCCCGCACCACCGAGCGCGACGCCGAGGAGAAGGCCACGCTGCTGCGCTCGCTGGGGGCCGAGGGGCTGTCCACGCTGCCCCCGGCCGTGCGCAGCCAGGTGAAACAGCTTGAGGAGAACCAGAAACGGCGGGCCACCCGGGCCCAGCGCGACGTGCTCGACCGCTCGCTGATCGATCTGCTCTCGCTGTACCGCGACGTGCTCGTGCTGCAGCTCGGCGCGACCGGGCGCGAAGACAGCATCGAGCTCGTGAACGCCGAGATGGCCGATCTGATCAACGCCGAGGCCCGGCAGAGCACCGCCACCTCGACACTGCGGCGCATGGAGGCGATCGGTGTCGCCCGGGAGCGGATCGAGGCCAACGTGTCGCCACTTCTGGCCCTGGAGTCACTGATGGTGCAGTTGCGTCCGGCTGCCTGA